Proteins found in one Gordonia sp. PDNC005 genomic segment:
- the recG gene encoding ATP-dependent DNA helicase RecG gives MLTHTSLLSETTLDAKLVGKLEGLELTTVGELLRYVPRRYIRQGQVSTTELPEPDEWITVIGRVERAQMITMKRRYGKFLKIVVDDGNRRYEASFFNARYIQRVLRAGVRVALAGKVKYFNNQIQLSHPDWLVLPDDGVDVRGTGMMEELLDAGRPSDTDSDSTDDAEISTGTADDVESFGRSIIPMYPATREIQTWEIWRAVRQVLADTVPSADPLSEQQRTERGLITSDEALRHVHLPETMESIEAARERLKFDEALAVQTALAQKRADLGAERSMAAVHVPGGLEDQLLARLPFELTDGQKTVLGEIGDDLAVEHPMNRLLQGEVGSGKTLVSLLAMLRVVDSGHQCAILAPTEVLAAQHYRTVMTMLGDLARGGELGAADGATRVGLLTGSLNTAAKRRTLLDAVTGDAGIVIGTHALLEENVEFFDLGLVVVDEQHRFGVEQRDILRSKGRDDKRPHFLVMTATPIPRTVAMTTFGDLETSVMTELPRGRQPITTSVVPMTNAKWVDRAWARAGEEIDAGRQVYVVCTRIGDEESKPKKKSSKSGESAEKEDDTVSVLEQAEMLETRWLPGRRIGVLHGRMHADDKNDVMDAFTRGEIDVLVATTVIEVGVDVPNATMMAIVNAERFGVSQLHQLRGRVGRGGHAGLCLLMTAAHEVSQSMERLRAVEKSNDGFELALVDLRQRREGDVLGSLQSGGKSSLSFLSLIDDVEVIADARALSEAIVAADRALADHPALADLVDAVLLPSRAQYLEKS, from the coding sequence ATGCTGACCCACACCTCGCTGCTCTCCGAGACGACGCTTGACGCGAAGCTCGTCGGCAAGCTCGAAGGTCTGGAACTGACGACTGTCGGAGAACTGCTGCGGTACGTGCCGCGGCGATACATACGGCAGGGGCAGGTCTCGACCACCGAACTGCCCGAGCCCGACGAGTGGATCACCGTGATCGGTCGCGTCGAACGCGCGCAGATGATCACGATGAAGAGGCGGTACGGCAAGTTCCTGAAGATCGTCGTCGACGACGGGAACCGTCGGTACGAGGCGAGCTTCTTCAACGCCCGGTACATCCAGCGTGTGCTGCGAGCGGGAGTTCGCGTCGCGCTCGCAGGCAAGGTCAAGTACTTCAACAACCAGATCCAGCTGTCGCACCCGGACTGGCTCGTGCTGCCCGACGACGGAGTCGACGTCCGCGGGACCGGGATGATGGAGGAACTGCTCGACGCCGGCCGACCGTCGGACACCGACTCGGACTCGACCGACGACGCTGAGATCTCCACGGGGACCGCAGACGACGTGGAGAGCTTCGGCCGTTCGATCATTCCGATGTACCCGGCCACACGTGAGATCCAGACATGGGAGATCTGGCGAGCGGTCCGCCAGGTACTCGCCGACACGGTGCCGTCGGCCGACCCGCTCTCCGAGCAGCAACGCACTGAGCGTGGGCTCATCACCAGCGACGAAGCCCTCCGTCATGTTCATCTCCCGGAGACGATGGAGTCCATCGAAGCGGCGCGTGAACGCCTCAAGTTCGACGAGGCACTGGCAGTTCAGACCGCTCTCGCCCAGAAGCGCGCCGATCTCGGCGCGGAACGTTCGATGGCGGCCGTCCACGTGCCCGGTGGTCTCGAAGACCAGTTGTTGGCGCGGCTGCCGTTCGAGTTGACCGACGGACAGAAGACCGTGCTCGGGGAGATCGGCGACGACCTCGCCGTGGAGCATCCGATGAACCGTCTCCTGCAGGGCGAAGTCGGCTCCGGCAAGACCCTCGTGTCCCTGCTCGCCATGCTGCGGGTGGTCGATTCGGGTCATCAGTGCGCGATCCTCGCGCCGACGGAAGTCCTCGCCGCCCAGCACTACCGGACGGTCATGACGATGCTCGGCGACCTCGCGCGGGGTGGGGAACTCGGTGCGGCCGACGGCGCGACCCGCGTCGGTCTGCTGACCGGATCGTTGAACACCGCGGCCAAGCGTCGAACCCTGCTCGACGCCGTCACCGGCGACGCGGGCATCGTCATCGGCACTCACGCACTGCTGGAGGAGAACGTCGAGTTCTTCGACCTCGGTCTCGTGGTCGTCGACGAACAGCACCGCTTCGGAGTTGAGCAGCGCGACATCCTGCGCTCGAAGGGCAGGGACGACAAGCGTCCGCACTTCCTGGTGATGACCGCGACGCCGATCCCGCGAACCGTCGCCATGACCACGTTCGGCGACCTTGAGACCTCGGTGATGACGGAGCTTCCACGAGGCAGGCAGCCGATCACCACGAGCGTCGTTCCGATGACAAACGCCAAATGGGTCGACCGCGCGTGGGCCCGGGCGGGCGAAGAGATCGACGCAGGCCGGCAGGTGTACGTGGTGTGCACCCGGATCGGCGACGAGGAGTCGAAGCCGAAGAAGAAATCGTCTAAATCCGGTGAGTCGGCGGAGAAGGAGGACGACACCGTCTCGGTGCTTGAGCAGGCCGAGATGCTTGAGACGCGGTGGCTTCCGGGGAGGCGGATAGGCGTCCTGCACGGCCGGATGCACGCCGACGACAAGAACGACGTGATGGACGCCTTCACGCGCGGCGAGATCGACGTCTTGGTCGCGACCACGGTGATCGAAGTGGGCGTCGACGTCCCCAACGCGACCATGATGGCGATCGTCAACGCCGAACGGTTCGGCGTCAGCCAACTGCACCAGCTCCGCGGACGAGTCGGGCGTGGCGGGCATGCCGGGTTGTGCTTGCTGATGACGGCGGCTCACGAGGTGTCGCAGTCGATGGAGCGTCTGCGGGCCGTTGAGAAGTCGAACGACGGATTTGAACTCGCGCTCGTCGACCTGCGGCAACGCCGAGAAGGTGATGTCCTCGGCTCACTGCAGTCCGGCGGCAAATCGTCGCTCAGCTTCCTCTCGCTGATCGACGACGTGGAGGTGATCGCGGATGCTCGCGCGCTGTCGGAGGCGATCGTCGCCGCCGACCGTGCGTTGGCTGACCACCCGGCCCTCGCCGACCTCGTAGACGCTGTGCTTCTCCCATCCCGCGCGCAGTATCTGGAGAAGTCCTGA
- a CDS encoding DAK2 domain-containing protein, whose amino-acid sequence MTKSGNAVNPQLIRDWAHACADGLAALRGEINDLNVFPIPDSDTGSNMANTMAGAVAALDEVPADADLSTVTRVLADGCVANARGNSGVILAQLFVGLADAADLGIAEDDIGFNKLCTNGLRLASLSARRAVSEPREGTVLTLLKVAAATASAHVSDAPADLVRAVAEDSAEALDRTTEQMPELANAGVVDAGARGFLVIADAMVAVVTGVANKRRAYRGSTAGPGGLVDHACSADGDTAFEVMYLLEGADAKQIAGLRDRLGELGDSIVIVGDSSDVAERFSVHVHTDEPGAAVEAGLALGEIRDIRISCFVLDALNATPGANEPPPRFRRAVVALVSGDGAEELFAAAGASVVRADNGVHAATLAEAIRSTDSAHVVVMGNGMMSSQDLVTVGAEARSTQRSVVFLPTLSMVQCLSALAVHDPGEEPDVDAFAMAEAAAGTRWGSLMISSGKLTTLAGTCEVGDTLGLIGSDVLVIGKQPADAATALLDLMLATGGEMVSVLAGGGLDGTTLDAINEHVRKHYSGIELEVHQTGQTSNLLQVGVE is encoded by the coding sequence ATGACGAAGAGTGGGAACGCGGTCAATCCGCAGCTGATCCGAGACTGGGCGCACGCGTGTGCGGACGGTCTCGCCGCCTTGCGGGGCGAGATCAACGACCTCAACGTGTTCCCGATTCCGGATTCGGACACCGGTAGCAACATGGCGAACACGATGGCAGGCGCCGTCGCGGCGCTTGACGAGGTCCCGGCCGACGCCGACCTGTCGACGGTCACCAGGGTGCTCGCCGACGGATGTGTCGCGAATGCACGAGGCAACTCGGGCGTGATACTCGCCCAGCTCTTCGTCGGGCTCGCGGATGCGGCCGACTTGGGGATCGCCGAGGACGACATCGGCTTCAACAAACTGTGCACCAACGGACTGCGGCTGGCGTCGCTCTCGGCCCGTCGTGCGGTGAGCGAACCGCGTGAGGGCACGGTCCTCACTCTCCTCAAGGTCGCGGCGGCCACCGCGTCGGCACATGTGAGTGACGCGCCCGCAGACCTCGTACGTGCCGTCGCCGAAGACTCGGCGGAAGCGCTCGACCGCACGACCGAACAGATGCCGGAGCTCGCGAATGCAGGCGTCGTGGACGCAGGCGCCCGGGGTTTCCTGGTGATCGCCGACGCGATGGTCGCAGTGGTGACGGGAGTTGCGAACAAGCGACGGGCCTACCGCGGTTCCACAGCCGGGCCGGGTGGTCTCGTCGACCACGCCTGCTCCGCAGACGGCGACACTGCTTTTGAGGTGATGTACCTGTTGGAGGGCGCCGACGCGAAGCAGATCGCAGGCCTGCGTGACCGGCTCGGTGAGTTGGGCGACTCGATTGTCATCGTCGGCGACAGTTCCGACGTCGCGGAGCGGTTCTCGGTGCACGTGCACACCGACGAGCCCGGTGCGGCCGTCGAGGCGGGTTTGGCGCTCGGCGAGATACGCGACATCCGGATCAGCTGTTTCGTCCTCGACGCATTGAACGCGACACCGGGTGCGAACGAGCCTCCGCCCCGTTTCCGGCGCGCGGTTGTTGCACTGGTGAGCGGAGACGGGGCGGAGGAGTTGTTCGCGGCCGCCGGAGCGTCGGTGGTCCGCGCAGACAATGGCGTGCACGCGGCGACGCTCGCCGAAGCGATTCGGTCCACAGACAGCGCTCACGTCGTGGTGATGGGCAACGGGATGATGTCGTCGCAAGACCTGGTGACCGTCGGTGCCGAAGCGCGGTCCACCCAGCGTTCGGTGGTGTTCCTTCCGACGTTGTCTATGGTGCAGTGCCTCTCGGCGCTGGCCGTGCACGATCCGGGTGAGGAACCCGACGTGGACGCCTTCGCGATGGCCGAGGCCGCGGCCGGGACTCGGTGGGGATCGTTGATGATCTCGTCCGGGAAGCTGACCACACTCGCCGGGACATGCGAGGTCGGCGACACGCTCGGGCTCATCGGGTCGGATGTCCTCGTGATCGGCAAGCAGCCCGCTGACGCCGCCACCGCACTACTCGACCTGATGCTCGCGACCGGTGGTGAGATGGTCAGCGTACTGGCAGGTGGAGGCCTCGACGGCACGACGCTCGATGCGATCAACGAGCACGTGCGCAAGCACTACAGCGGCATTGAGCTAGAGGTGCATCAGACGGGGCAGACCTCCAATCTTCTGCAGGTAGGCGTCGAATGA
- the rpmB gene encoding 50S ribosomal protein L28 — protein MAAVCDVCAKSPGFGKSVSHSHRRTNRRWNPNIQSIRVAGASGNKVRKNVCTSCLKAGKVTA, from the coding sequence ATGGCTGCCGTTTGTGACGTTTGCGCCAAGAGCCCCGGCTTCGGCAAGTCGGTTTCGCACTCGCACCGCCGCACCAACCGTCGCTGGAACCCGAACATCCAGTCGATCCGTGTCGCCGGAGCCTCGGGCAACAAGGTGCGCAAGAACGTGTGCACCTCATGCCTGAAGGCCGGCAAGGTCACTGCCTGA
- a CDS encoding enoyl-CoA hydratase-related protein gives MTSPSSEMITLDADGVLTLPISTADNGTALDHDLVLAGTDALLDVTRGVRDAGAILLTGAGKNFCAGGNVAKFAEADDRAEYLRGLADDLHRFIKVLYETRLPVVAAVSGWAAGAGMSLVLHADVAVGGTRTRLRPAYPGIGLSPDGGMSWALPRTVGAARARHIIMTDQIIDAARALDLGILADVVEDDAVADTAHATAAKLAAGPRGSFAAIRDLVHASASRTLTDQMDAEAASISSLSTTGEGVEGVDAFLAKRAPDFRGAR, from the coding sequence ATGACCTCCCCCTCCTCTGAGATGATCACCCTCGACGCCGATGGCGTTCTGACATTGCCGATCTCGACTGCCGACAACGGCACCGCACTCGACCATGACCTCGTCCTCGCGGGCACCGACGCCCTTCTCGACGTGACACGCGGAGTGCGTGACGCAGGCGCGATTCTCTTGACCGGCGCGGGCAAGAACTTCTGCGCGGGTGGCAACGTCGCGAAGTTCGCGGAGGCCGACGATCGCGCGGAGTACCTCCGGGGCCTCGCGGACGACCTGCACCGCTTCATCAAGGTGCTCTACGAGACCCGCCTGCCTGTCGTGGCGGCGGTGAGCGGCTGGGCCGCAGGGGCGGGAATGAGTCTGGTGCTCCACGCCGACGTCGCTGTCGGCGGGACACGCACCCGACTCCGCCCCGCCTACCCCGGCATCGGTCTGTCCCCAGACGGCGGCATGTCGTGGGCCCTCCCCCGCACTGTCGGTGCGGCACGCGCACGGCACATCATCATGACCGACCAGATCATCGACGCCGCGCGTGCACTCGACCTCGGCATCCTCGCCGACGTCGTCGAAGACGACGCCGTGGCCGACACCGCCCACGCGACTGCGGCGAAGCTCGCTGCGGGACCTCGTGGCTCGTTCGCCGCCATCCGTGACCTGGTGCACGCGTCCGCGTCGCGCACACTCACCGATCAGATGGACGCCGAGGCGGCCTCGATCTCGTCTCTGTCGACCACCGGCGAGGGTGTCGAAGGCGTCGACGCCTTTCTCGCGAAACGAGCGCCCGACTTCCGCGGCGCCCGCTAA
- a CDS encoding uracil-DNA glycosylase gives MTRTPLIELLDPGWARALAPVEEQIAAMGDFLRAENAEGRRYLPAGKNVLRAFTQPFDDVRVLIVGQDPYPTPGHAVGLSFSVAPDVRPIPRSLQNIYTEYCDDLGYPQPSNGDLTPWSQAGVLLLNRVLTVAPGDAGSHRRKGWEVVTECAIKALASRDEPLVAILWGNDARNLAEWLPDVPTIESVHPSPLSASRGFFGSKPFSRANEELLDLGAEPVDWRLP, from the coding sequence ATGACCCGCACACCGCTGATCGAACTGCTCGATCCGGGATGGGCGCGGGCGCTGGCCCCAGTCGAGGAGCAGATCGCCGCGATGGGCGACTTCCTTCGGGCCGAGAACGCGGAAGGTCGGCGCTACCTGCCCGCAGGCAAGAACGTGCTCCGCGCCTTCACACAGCCGTTCGACGACGTCCGTGTTCTCATCGTCGGGCAGGACCCGTATCCGACTCCGGGCCACGCTGTCGGGCTCAGCTTCTCCGTTGCGCCGGACGTCCGTCCGATCCCGCGGTCGCTGCAGAACATCTACACCGAGTACTGCGACGACCTGGGTTATCCGCAGCCGTCGAACGGCGATCTCACCCCGTGGTCGCAGGCGGGTGTTCTCCTGCTGAACAGGGTGCTGACCGTCGCCCCCGGCGACGCCGGTTCGCACCGCAGGAAGGGGTGGGAGGTCGTCACCGAGTGCGCGATCAAGGCACTCGCCTCTCGTGACGAGCCGCTCGTCGCAATCCTGTGGGGCAACGATGCACGGAATCTCGCCGAATGGCTTCCCGACGTCCCGACAATCGAGTCGGTGCACCCGTCGCCGCTGTCGGCTTCACGCGGGTTCTTCGGCTCGAAACCGTTCAGTCGGGCGAACGAGGAACTCCTCGACCTCGGCGCGGAGCCCGTCGACTGGCGTCTTCCGTGA
- a CDS encoding gamma carbonic anhydrase family protein → MAVYALGDREPTLGKDVFIHPDATVIGAVTLGDGVSVWPGAVLRGDYGTITVGARTNIQDGTVIHCTFVDATVIGAGCVVGHNAHIEGADIGDNCLIASGSVVLNGSTIGAGSVVGAGAVVPYGFTMPERSMALGVPAKIREGHVVPEGHVEGNTELYFQNAQFYRANLRRIDG, encoded by the coding sequence ATGGCTGTGTACGCACTCGGCGATCGTGAGCCGACCCTCGGAAAAGACGTCTTCATCCACCCCGACGCGACCGTGATCGGCGCCGTCACGCTCGGCGACGGCGTGTCGGTATGGCCGGGCGCCGTGCTGCGCGGCGACTACGGGACCATCACCGTCGGCGCACGCACCAACATTCAGGACGGCACGGTCATCCACTGCACGTTCGTCGACGCCACCGTGATCGGTGCGGGCTGCGTCGTCGGGCACAATGCCCACATCGAGGGCGCGGACATCGGCGACAACTGTCTGATCGCGTCGGGATCAGTTGTCCTCAACGGTTCGACGATCGGTGCGGGCAGTGTTGTCGGCGCCGGCGCGGTGGTGCCCTACGGATTCACCATGCCGGAGCGCTCGATGGCCCTCGGTGTGCCCGCGAAGATTCGCGAGGGGCACGTCGTCCCGGAGGGACACGTCGAGGGAAACACTGAACTCTACTTCCAGAACGCGCAGTTCTACCGCGCCAACCTGCGGAGGATCGACGGATGA
- the thiL gene encoding thiamine-phosphate kinase, translating to MTTVGEIGERELIARFTEAAVGRSSGTLPGDVVIGSGDDAAVFVSHGPVVVSTDTAVVGRHFRFDWSTPEQIGARAVVQSAADIAAMGGRLTGVTVSIACPPETVVERLLALNAGIVEQTHAYGARVLGGDLVSSPTVVITVTSIGVLDDVAPTTLSGARPGDVLAVSGPLGGAAGGLAVLSAVEHGAEPALVDTHAEAVSAYRLPQPDLAAGPAAAKAGATAMTDVSDGLVEELVTVSASSGVRLDVDSERVPRAAWLDDVSGALGVDPVRWALGGGEDHVLLAAFPADVPAGWTVIGRVSDGDGAHIDGDVVGAVRGWQSFTEN from the coding sequence GTGACGACTGTCGGCGAGATCGGGGAGCGTGAACTGATCGCGCGGTTCACCGAGGCGGCGGTCGGACGGAGCTCAGGAACGCTGCCGGGCGACGTGGTGATCGGCTCCGGCGACGACGCCGCGGTCTTCGTCTCCCATGGGCCCGTGGTGGTGAGTACCGACACCGCCGTCGTGGGCAGACACTTCCGGTTCGACTGGTCCACCCCGGAACAGATCGGCGCCCGCGCAGTGGTGCAGAGCGCAGCCGACATCGCGGCCATGGGCGGACGACTGACTGGAGTGACGGTGTCCATCGCGTGTCCACCGGAGACCGTTGTCGAGCGTCTCCTCGCGCTCAACGCCGGCATCGTCGAGCAGACCCACGCCTACGGTGCTCGAGTCCTCGGCGGTGATCTCGTCTCGTCGCCGACCGTTGTCATCACGGTCACCTCGATCGGCGTCCTCGACGACGTCGCACCGACGACGCTGTCCGGAGCGCGTCCCGGCGACGTCCTCGCAGTGAGCGGCCCGCTCGGGGGAGCGGCGGGTGGGCTCGCCGTGCTGTCGGCAGTGGAACACGGCGCCGAACCGGCCCTCGTCGACACGCACGCCGAAGCGGTGTCGGCCTACCGCCTGCCCCAACCGGACCTGGCGGCTGGACCCGCGGCGGCGAAGGCCGGGGCGACGGCGATGACCGACGTCTCCGACGGCCTCGTCGAGGAACTCGTCACCGTGTCGGCGTCGTCGGGTGTACGCCTCGACGTCGATTCCGAACGAGTTCCGCGGGCCGCATGGCTCGACGATGTCAGCGGGGCGCTCGGGGTCGACCCGGTCCGATGGGCGCTCGGCGGCGGCGAGGACCACGTTCTGCTCGCCGCGTTCCCCGCCGACGTCCCAGCAGGATGGACCGTCATCGGACGAGTCTCCGACGGCGATGGAGCCCACATCGACGGCGACGTGGTCGGGGCAGTTCGTGGTTGGCAGTCGTTCACCGAGAACTGA
- a CDS encoding DUF3515 domain-containing protein — protein MATTPDDETGREDARLSPALIATLVAVPVAVIALFITFAAVKSSNRPDTDPIPVESYSLAQGEGADQCPAFVKALPDTLGDFTDKSVDGTTVRWTQTDSEPIVLRCGVTRPAELAPTSSLQVIDPVQWFMTDTIEDRGQVYVCVDHRPYIAMWIPVGAGNAPLTDVSNLIARTLTRAPLDFGK, from the coding sequence ATGGCGACTACCCCTGACGACGAGACCGGCCGCGAGGACGCACGACTGAGCCCGGCGTTGATCGCGACGCTGGTCGCCGTACCCGTCGCGGTGATCGCGCTGTTCATCACATTCGCCGCCGTCAAGTCCTCCAACCGTCCGGACACTGATCCGATCCCGGTTGAGAGCTATTCCCTCGCTCAGGGCGAAGGCGCTGATCAGTGCCCGGCGTTCGTCAAAGCGCTACCCGACACGCTCGGCGACTTCACCGACAAGTCGGTCGACGGCACCACGGTCCGATGGACCCAGACCGACTCCGAGCCGATCGTGCTGCGCTGCGGCGTGACCCGCCCGGCCGAGCTGGCTCCGACGAGTTCGCTCCAGGTGATCGATCCCGTCCAGTGGTTCATGACCGACACGATCGAAGATCGTGGGCAGGTGTACGTGTGCGTCGACCACCGTCCGTACATCGCGATGTGGATTCCCGTGGGCGCAGGAAACGCACCGCTGACGGACGTGTCGAACCTGATCGCGCGAACCCTCACCCGTGCTCCCCTCGACTTCGGCAAGTAG
- a CDS encoding VWA domain-containing protein, whose translation MPQSLTRGQNASLSSGATRLTIDVSGASVDILAFQLDANRKVRSDTDFVFFNQPRSPEGAVTLDGPTRLSVHLPSVPADVSRIAIAVAADTALSSTELTTTIRSDDGAVVTAPAEGLTTEQAAILVEVYRRGGAWKVRSESAGWTAGFAALVRELGVTVDEEPAPAPTIRMVKGEETLSLEKRQTLNLRKEAVHKVLLTKGAAGATARVIMVIDKTGSMSSLYRRGTVRRAVERMVPVATQLDSDGDLEAYLYAKSYVKLPNVTVATADLWIDTFVHLSGTHGAPITTPIDYKRIGAVNEELPIMQGILDDLPDRQPVLVLFFTDGGFYSKIPLIRNLIGGAATRPVFWQFIGLGKNNFGVLTELDTLAGRVVDNAGFFQIDDLDRISDADLYDRLLGEFPDWLRAAGAAGIID comes from the coding sequence ATGCCCCAGTCGCTCACCCGCGGACAGAACGCCTCCCTCTCGTCCGGCGCGACCCGCCTGACGATCGATGTCAGCGGCGCGTCCGTGGACATCCTCGCCTTCCAGCTCGACGCGAATCGCAAGGTCCGGTCCGACACCGACTTCGTGTTCTTCAATCAGCCCCGATCGCCCGAAGGCGCCGTCACGCTCGACGGGCCGACGCGGCTGTCGGTTCATCTGCCGTCGGTTCCCGCCGATGTCTCCCGCATCGCTATCGCCGTCGCCGCGGACACCGCGTTGTCGTCCACCGAGTTGACCACCACGATCCGGAGCGACGACGGGGCGGTTGTGACCGCCCCCGCCGAGGGACTGACCACTGAGCAGGCCGCGATCCTCGTCGAGGTCTACCGGCGCGGAGGCGCGTGGAAGGTCCGCAGCGAATCCGCGGGGTGGACCGCCGGTTTCGCAGCACTCGTCCGTGAACTCGGAGTGACTGTCGACGAAGAGCCCGCGCCCGCACCGACGATTCGCATGGTCAAGGGCGAGGAGACGCTGTCCCTCGAGAAGCGGCAGACGCTGAACCTCCGCAAGGAGGCCGTGCACAAGGTGCTGCTCACCAAGGGCGCGGCGGGCGCGACCGCCCGCGTGATCATGGTGATCGACAAGACGGGCTCGATGTCGTCGCTGTATCGGCGAGGCACGGTTCGCCGTGCGGTCGAGCGCATGGTTCCGGTGGCGACGCAGCTCGACAGCGACGGTGACCTCGAGGCCTACCTGTACGCGAAGTCGTATGTGAAGCTGCCGAACGTGACCGTCGCGACGGCCGATCTGTGGATCGACACGTTCGTCCACCTCAGCGGCACCCACGGCGCACCGATCACCACGCCGATCGACTACAAGCGGATCGGCGCGGTCAACGAGGAACTGCCGATCATGCAGGGGATCCTCGACGATCTGCCCGACCGCCAGCCCGTGTTGGTCCTCTTCTTCACCGACGGCGGCTTCTATTCGAAGATTCCGCTCATCCGGAACCTCATCGGCGGCGCGGCCACCCGACCGGTGTTCTGGCAGTTCATCGGGCTCGGGAAGAACAACTTCGGTGTCCTGACGGAACTGGACACTCTCGCTGGACGCGTCGTGGACAACGCCGGGTTCTTCCAGATCGACGACCTCGACCGCATCAGCGATGCCGACCTATACGACCGCCTGCTCGGCGAGTTCCCCGACTGGCTGCGCGCCGCGGGAGCTGCCGGAATCATCGACTGA
- a CDS encoding NAD(P)H-dependent glycerol-3-phosphate dehydrogenase, whose amino-acid sequence MRAVVMGSGSWGTAVAKVLADAGNDVVMWARRPELAEQITTGHENGDYLPGITLPDNLTAVSSPAEALVGRELVVCAVPSQSLRDNLAQWLDYISPDAILLSLAKGVEVSSGKRMSEVIAEVSGFPARQIAVLSGPNLAKEVALEQPAATVIACVDESQAQRVQAAFGTGYFRPYTNTDVVGCEIGGAAKNVIALACGIAAGMGYGQNTIATIITRGLAETIRLGAALGADITTLAGLAGIGDLVATCSSPLSRNRTFGARLGEGATLDEAQAATNGQVAEGVKSCRSVRALGQQHGVDMPLTEAVYAVCNEGMTVQEMAVALLGRSPKPEVYGGHA is encoded by the coding sequence GTGCGTGCTGTGGTGATGGGTTCCGGATCGTGGGGAACAGCGGTGGCGAAGGTACTCGCGGACGCGGGAAACGACGTGGTCATGTGGGCGCGCCGACCCGAGCTCGCCGAGCAGATCACGACCGGACATGAGAACGGCGACTACCTTCCGGGGATCACCCTGCCCGACAATCTGACCGCAGTCAGCTCGCCTGCGGAGGCCCTCGTCGGTCGCGAACTGGTCGTGTGCGCCGTTCCGTCCCAGTCGTTGCGCGACAATCTCGCTCAGTGGCTCGATTACATCTCGCCCGACGCGATCCTGCTGTCGTTGGCGAAGGGCGTCGAAGTCAGTTCGGGCAAGCGCATGAGCGAGGTGATAGCGGAGGTCAGCGGTTTCCCTGCGCGTCAGATCGCGGTGCTGTCGGGCCCGAATCTGGCGAAAGAAGTCGCGCTGGAACAGCCCGCAGCGACAGTGATCGCCTGTGTGGACGAGTCTCAGGCGCAGCGTGTGCAGGCGGCGTTCGGCACCGGCTACTTCCGCCCCTACACGAACACCGACGTCGTCGGGTGTGAGATCGGGGGAGCGGCGAAGAACGTCATCGCCCTCGCGTGCGGCATCGCGGCGGGCATGGGCTACGGCCAGAACACGATCGCGACGATCATCACCCGCGGCCTCGCCGAGACCATCCGACTCGGCGCGGCCCTCGGAGCGGACATCACCACGCTCGCCGGACTGGCCGGCATCGGCGACCTCGTGGCGACCTGCTCATCGCCACTGTCGCGCAACCGCACCTTCGGGGCGCGCCTCGGCGAGGGCGCGACGCTCGACGAGGCGCAGGCGGCCACCAACGGCCAAGTGGCCGAGGGCGTCAAGTCATGCCGATCGGTCCGCGCCCTCGGGCAGCAGCACGGTGTCGACATGCCCCTCACCGAAGCCGTGTACGCCGTCTGCAACGAGGGCATGACCGTTCAGGAGATGGCCGTCGCGCTCCTCGGTCGCAGCCCCAAACCCGAGGTGTACGGCGGTCACGCCTGA
- the cofC gene encoding 2-phospho-L-lactate guanylyltransferase, giving the protein MGVRPSAARESTVVLAVKALGDAKSRLRPLPPAHDDRPALVIAMLTDTLSAVTAARPRRVVVVSPDARVHTIASDFGAVTVDEPTARLEGWTALNAALAHGASEFDGPIAYLQADLPAMRPESLQEALDEASDELVHAPAAFVSDRAGTGTALLVAGPSFRPLFGVDSAAAHRTAAAVELDPGRTRWPDLRTDIDTPEDLAVARAIGLGAATSELLLG; this is encoded by the coding sequence ATGGGAGTTCGACCTTCTGCAGCACGCGAAAGCACCGTTGTACTCGCGGTCAAGGCTCTCGGCGACGCGAAGAGCCGCCTCCGACCGCTCCCACCCGCGCACGACGACCGCCCGGCCTTGGTGATCGCGATGTTGACCGATACGTTGAGCGCTGTCACCGCCGCGCGCCCGCGGCGGGTCGTCGTGGTGAGCCCGGACGCCCGCGTCCACACGATCGCTTCCGATTTCGGCGCGGTCACCGTCGACGAGCCGACCGCCAGACTCGAAGGCTGGACCGCGTTGAACGCGGCGCTCGCACACGGCGCCTCCGAGTTCGACGGACCGATCGCGTACCTTCAGGCCGATCTCCCCGCGATGCGGCCGGAGTCGCTGCAGGAAGCTCTCGACGAGGCGTCGGACGAGCTGGTCCACGCTCCCGCTGCATTCGTCTCCGATCGGGCCGGCACCGGAACCGCTCTGCTCGTCGCCGGACCGTCGTTCCGACCTCTTTTCGGCGTCGATTCGGCTGCGGCTCATCGGACCGCGGCGGCGGTGGAACTGGATCCCGGCCGCACACGCTGGCCGGATCTGCGCACAGACATCGACACCCCCGAGGACCTCGCCGTCGCTAGGGCCATCGGTCTCGGCGCCGCCACTTCGGAGTTGCTGCTGGGCTGA